CCCTTGAAATTGGGAAGTTTGGTTGATGAAGGCGATTTATTGACATCTTTATCAGATAACAATGATGTGTACACCTATTTCAACGTTTCCGAACCGGAATATCTGTCTTATCAGACGAACGCAGCATCCAGAGGAAGCAATCAGGTTTCTTTGGTGATGGCAAACGGAGATATTTTCCCACAGAAAGGAGAAGTTCAGACCATCGAAGGAGAATTCGACAGTGAAACAGGAAACATCGCCTTCAGAGCTAAATTCCCGAACCCGGACAAATTATTAAGAAACGGGGAAACAGGAAAAGTAAGGATGACTTTACCTTTGAAAAATGCTTTAATCATTCCTCAGAAAGCAACATACGAAATTCAGGATCAGAAATACGTTTTCGTAGTTGATAAAAACGGAGTGGCAAAATCCAGAAATATTAAAGTTGCCTATGAACTTCCTGATGTTTACGTAGTAGGTTCAGGATTGGCAGCAGGAGATAAGATTTTACTTGAAGGAGTTCAGAAAGTAAAAGACGATCAGAAAGTTCAGACCAAAGCCCAGGATCCTAAAAAAGTTCTTCAGTCATTGAAATTAAAAGCAGAGTAGGACTCTATAAATGAAGCAGTATGTTTAAGAAATTCATTCGCAGACCTGTTCTGTCTATCGTAATCTCTCTGATTATCGTATTTATGGGAGTTTTATCCCTTGTTAAATTACCGGTTACACAATTCCCGTCCATTTCACCGCCAAAAGTGAACATCACGGCAGAATACCCGGGAGCCAACAACGAATTATTGATCAAATCCGTGGTTATTCCACTGGAAAGAGGTCTTAATGGGGTTCCGGGAATGAAGTACATGACCTCCGATGCCGGAAACGACGGGGAAGCATCCATTCAGGTGGTTTTCGACTTGGGAACAGACCCGAACGTAGCGGCTGTAAACGTTCAGAACCGTGTATCCTCAGTGGTAAATAAACTTCCGCCATTGGTAGTTCGTGAAGGGGTAAAAATTACCCGTGAAGAGCCCAACATGCTGATGTATATTAACCTGTATAGTGACGACCCCAAAGCCGACCAGAAATTCCTTTTCAACTATGCAGATATCAATGTGATGTCTGAATTGAGAAGGGTAAGCGGAGTAGGTTTTGCAGATATCCTGGGTACAAGAGAATATGCCATGCGTATCTGGCTTAAACCTGACAGGCTAACGGCTTACAGCATTTCAGCAGATGAAGTGATGGAATCTCTGAATCAGCAGAGTTTGGAAGCATCTCCGGGTAAAACAGGGGAGAGTTCAGGTAAAAGATCCCAGTCATTCGAATATATTTTAAAATATCCGGGCCGTTTCAATAATGAAAAAGATTACGGAAATATTATTCTTAAAGCGAAGCCGGACGGAGAATTCATCAGGTTAAAAGATGTTGCAGATATTGAATTCGGTTCTTCCATGTACGATATCTATTCCACATTGAATGGTAAACCTTCCGCAGCAATCACGGTAAAACAATCATATGGTTCCAATGCAAGTGACGTTATCAAAAACGTAAAGTCCTTGATGGAAGAACTACAGAAAACCACTTTCCCTAAAGGAATGCACTACGACATCAGTTATGACGTATCAAGATTCTTGGATGCATCAATTGAAAAAGTAGTTCACACTCTGTTTGAAGCCTTCATTTTGGTAGCGATCGTGGTATTCCTGTTCCTGGGCGACTGGCGTTCAACATTGATTCCGGCGTTAGCAGTTCCGGTTTCATTGGTAGGGACCTTTGCCATTATGTCCGCCTTTGGAATTACATTAAACATGATCTCCCTTTTTGCCTTGGTAATGGCTATCGGGGTTGTGGTAGATGACGCGATTGTTGTTATTGAAGCCGTTCATGCTAAAATGGAAGAAAAAGGACTCTCACCATTGAAAGCAACGGAAGAAGCAATGCACGAGATCAGTGGAGCAATTATCGCAATCACTTTGGTAATGGCATCCGTGTTCATCCCGATTGCATTTATGTCCGGTCCGGTTGGGGTATTCTATCGTCAGTTCTCCATTACAATGGCTTCTGCGATCATCCTTTCCGGGATTGTTGCCCTTACATTAACTCCGGCTTTATGTGCCCTGATCTTAAAAAATAACCACGGAAAAGCTAAGAAAAGAACTCCTATTACTATTTTCCTTGATAAATTCAACGGTTTATTTACGAAAGGAGCAGGAAAGTATGAAAGAATGCTGAATAAAACAGTTAAGAAAAAAACAGTTACTCTTCCATTATTATTGGCTTTCTGTGCCTGTACATTCTTCCTTAGCAATTCACTTCCGTCAGGGTTTATTCCGTCAGAAGACCAGGGAATGATCTATGCAATTATCCAGACGCCTCCGGGATCTACATTGGAAAGAACCAATCAGATTGCTAAAGAGCTACTGAGAGAATCTGAAGATATTGATGGAGTGCAGTCCGTTTCTTCACTGGCAGGGTATGAAATCCTTACAGAAGGTACAGGTTCCAACTCCGGTACCTGCTTGATTAACCTTAAAAGCTGGGAAGACCGTAAAGAATCCGCTGCCGAGATCATAGAAAAGCTTGAAGAAAAAGCCAAGAATATTCCGGGTGCCAATATAGAATTCTTCCAGCCTCCATCCATTCCGGGTTATGGTGCTGCAGGCGGTTTCGAACTTCGTTTGCTGGATAAAGCAGGAAGCGGGGATTACCAGAAAATGGAAAAAGTAAGTAATGATTTTGTGCGGGAACTGAAAAAACGTCCTGAACTGGGTTCTGCATTTACATTCTATTCTGCAAGTTTCCCACAGTATATGCTGAGAGTAGATAACGACCTTGCCGAACAAAAAGGAGTGACAATTGAAAATGCAATGGACAATTTATCTACGTTAATCGGCTCGAATTACGAGACAAGCTTTATCCGTTTCGACAGACCTTATAAAGTAATTGTTCAGGCTGGGCCTCAATATCGTGCATTACCAACGGATTTATTGAAATTATACGTTAAAAACGATAAAGATCAGATGGTTCCGTATTCAGATTTCATGCATTTGGAAAAAGTATATGGCTTATCCGAAATTACAAGACATAATATGTACAACTCATCCGAGGTAAGTGGAACGCCTGCGCCGGGTTATAGTTCAGGACAGGCAATTGCAGCCATTAAAGAAGTGGCGGATAAAACACTTCCGAGAGGTTTCGGTATCGACTGGGCGGGAATCTCCAAAGATGAGGTGAGCCGTGGAAATGAGGCCGTATTTATCTTCCTGGTATGTCTAGGCTTCGTTTACCTGATCCTTTCTGCACAGTATGAAAGCTTCATTCTTCCATTACCGGTAATTTTATCGTTGCCGACAGGTATTTTCGGAGCTTTCTTATGCTTGAAATTATTAGGACTGGAAAACAATATTTACGCTCAGGTTGCAATGGTCATGCTGATCGGTCTTTTAGGTAAAAATGCCGTATTGATTGTGGAATTTGCCGTTCAGAAAAAGGCCGAAGAGGGAATTCCGGTGGCTCAGGCTGCCATTGAAGGAGCTGCCATCCGTTTCCGTCCGATCCTGATGACATCATTTGCATTCATTGCTGGTTTGATTCCGTTGGTAATGGCAACCGGACCAGGTGCAATCGGTAACCGGACGATTGGTACGGCCGCAGCAGGAGGAATGCTGATCGGAACCATTTTCGGGCTGATGATTATTCCGGGACTCTATTATATTTTCGGGACCATTGCGGAAAAATCCAGGCTGGCAAGATATGAAGAAGAAAATCCTTTAACAGAACAAACAGAACCGTATCAACACGATAACAAACATGAAGATTTATAATAAATATATAGCAGCCATTGCCTTATCACTTGTTTTAGCAAGTTGTAGGGCACCTATGGCCACCGTTATAAAAGATGAAGTAAAAGAAAACCTGCCTCAGAACTTCAACCAGGAAGAACAGCAGGATGCCGGTACGAACAGCGGAACAACTCCTTGGAGACAGTTTTTTACAGATCCGAATTTGGTGAGCCTCATTGAAACAGCTTTAAAAAATAACCAGGAATTACTGATTACGCTTCAGGAAATTGAAATTGCCAAAAGTGGAGTTTTAGCTAAAAAAGGAAGATTAACACCTACCGTTTCGGCAGGAGTTGGAGCCGGAGTGAGTAAAGCAGGACGTTATACAAGCGAAGGAGCAGGTGATGCCTCTACAGAAATAGAGCCAGGAAAGGAAATGCCTGATCCCCTGGGCAATTTTGGTGGTGGATTGATGGCAAACTGGGAAATTGATATCTGGAAAAAGCTCAGAACTGAAAAAGAAGCAGCTGTTGCTCATTATCTTTCTACAGTGGAAGGAAAAAACTTTGTATTATCCAATCTTATTGAAGAAGTTGCCGATAATTATTATGAATTATTAGCGCTTGATAATCAACTGGATATTATTCAACAGTATATTAAGCTTCAGCAAAGAGCACTGGAAATTTCCAAAATCCAGAAAGAAGCTGCTGCTGCAACAGAATTGGCAGTGAAAAAATTTGAAGCTGAACTGGCTAAGTCAAAAGCTGCAGAATATACCATCCGTCAGAATATCACCGAAAAAGAAAACCAGATCAATGCACTTCTGGGAAGATATCCGCAGCCAATTGTAAGAACGAAGGAAAGTTTTATGTCTACCGTGCCTCAAACGGTGTATACGGGAATTCCATCTCAGTTATTGGCAAACCGTCCGGATATCAAACAGGCAGAATTAGAGTTAAAAGCATCAAAACTTGACGTAGAAGCTGCAAGAAAAGAATTTTACCCATCACTGGAAATTTCTGCAACGTTAGGACTGGAAGCATTCAAACCTTCTTATCTGGTTAAATTGCCGGAATCTATTGCTTCTAGTTTAGCAGGTGAACTGGCTGGTCCGCTGATTAACAAAAGTGCGATCAAAGCCAACTTCCAGACTGCTGATGCTAAACAGATACAGTCTCTGTACGAATATGATAAAACGATTTTGAATGCTTACCTGGATGTGGCAAACCTAATGTCAAAGGTGAAAAATATAGATCAGTATTATCAGTTGAAATCTCAGGAGACCAAGGCTTTGGATCAATCTATAGATATTGCGAATCAGTTATTCAGAAATTCAAGGGCAGATTATCTTGAGGTTCTTCTTAATCAGAGAGATGCTCTTGATGCAAAAATGGAGCTGATTGAAGCTAAACAGAAACAGCTGAGCACCGTTGTAGATATTTACAAAAGCTTAGGCGGTGGCTGGAAATAAGACATCATAATTCTATTAATATAAACAGTTAATGTTTTGGGCTGACCCCTTCGGGGGTTGGCTCTTTTTATTTTTTATACGACAAGATCTGTCGCTTTGCCCGAATACCTTTGTTTTTATTAGGGAAAATAACACTTTAAGACACGGATAAGTGAAATTATCGATGTTAAATCTCAGTAACGAGATTTGCATGTATGTTAAAAAACGTTAAATTTGCCGGAAAATTATAAAAACAAATATTAATTAAATACACAAACGGATGAAGAAAATATATTCTGGTGCATGTATTCTATGCGCTGTTTTCGGGCTGTCTGCCCAGGAAGTATTGTGGCAGAAAGATATCAAATCCTCAACGCAGGATTTTCTGAGCCAGGTTACTACAACTATTGATGGTCAATACTTAATAACGGGAAGCAGTATTCAATCAGAGAGCAATTCAGCTGCAACCCCTAACCTGAAATCTGCAACCTTGAAACAAAACAACGGCTACGATTTCCATTTAATCAAACTCAACCAACAGGGCGATGGGGTTTGGGAAAAATACCTTTCCGGGCAAAACCATGATTACCTTTCAGGCTCGGTATCAACCCAGGACGGTGGTTTTTTAATTTCCGGAACCAGCTATTCCGGTAAAGGCCTGGATAAAAAAGAAGATTCCAAAGGCGGATCAGATATCTGGCTGATTAGACTTAATGAATTTGGTGATGAACTTTGGCAGAAAACTTTAGGATCAGCATCTGATGAAGAAGCAAGATCAGTAATTCAGACTACAGATTTAGGATTTTTTATTGCCGGGAATGTTCAGAACTCATCTAAAGGCTATGGTTCCAAAGATGTTTTGATTGTAAAACTTGACAAAGACGGAAAAGAATTATCTCATTTAATTTTAGGAGGAAAAGGATTGGATGAGGTTGAAAAAATGATTCCAACTAAAGATGGGGGTGCTTTGTTAGGGATCTATTCGAGGAGTTCCGAGGTTCGGGTTTCAGGTTCCGGAGATCAAAAGTCTTCAGCTGCCTCGAATCCCGTATCGCGTACCGGGAAATCGACCGAAAACTATGGTGAAGGAGATTACTGGATTGTCAAATTAGACAAAACCGGGAAAGTAGAATGGGAAAAAAACTATGGAGGTAAGGCAGATGATCATCTGAGAACATTGGCTTTGACTTCAAATGGATTTATCATAGGAGGAGAATCCAGGTCTGACAGGTCAGGAAACAAAACCATAGGAATTGAAGAAGGCACTGATTTATGGCTTATCTCACTTAACGAAAAAGGTGAAGAGCTTTGGCAGAAATCCTACAATTTTGGAAACAGGGATATCCTGATGGGAACTAGTGTTATTCAGAGTCAAGATCCAAGAACCAAGAATCAAGACCTTACTAAAGGAATCCTTTTGGGTGGTTATACCCAGGCGGAAGGCCGTATAGAAACGGATGATGAAACCTTCTGGATGCTGTATTTGAATCAAAATGGAGAAGAGCAGTGGAGAAAACACGTAAAAGGAGAATCCAGAAAAAGAGAAGAAAGACTTTCAGATATAAAACTGAACAGGGACGGCTCAATCATATTGGCTGGAACCAGTGCTGAAGAGCTCGGAAAAGAGAACTGGAAAATTATAAAGCTGGGAGATAAGCAGCTTGATCAGTTAATTGAAAAACAAGACATCAAGATTTATCCGAACCCTGTTTCAGATTATGCTTATGTAGAAATAGGCTTTGATTTTAAAGAAGCAGATATTGTGTTGTATGATATGGGAGGAAGACAATTCCAGAGT
Above is a genomic segment from Chryseobacterium shigense containing:
- a CDS encoding efflux RND transporter periplasmic adaptor subunit is translated as MIKRVVASIALSSLLLFTGCNKKKEEKEEAAVYPVTSPVVMDTVIDKEYVAQIRSVKNIEVRAQEKGFLEKIYVDEGQYVHQGQTLFRIMPQLYQAELLKAQAEVAQATIELKNASTLASNNIVSKNERAMAKAKLDAANAEAKLAQIHLSFTNIKAPFSGIIDRLPLKLGSLVDEGDLLTSLSDNNDVYTYFNVSEPEYLSYQTNAASRGSNQVSLVMANGDIFPQKGEVQTIEGEFDSETGNIAFRAKFPNPDKLLRNGETGKVRMTLPLKNALIIPQKATYEIQDQKYVFVVDKNGVAKSRNIKVAYELPDVYVVGSGLAAGDKILLEGVQKVKDDQKVQTKAQDPKKVLQSLKLKAE
- a CDS encoding efflux RND transporter permease subunit; this translates as MFKKFIRRPVLSIVISLIIVFMGVLSLVKLPVTQFPSISPPKVNITAEYPGANNELLIKSVVIPLERGLNGVPGMKYMTSDAGNDGEASIQVVFDLGTDPNVAAVNVQNRVSSVVNKLPPLVVREGVKITREEPNMLMYINLYSDDPKADQKFLFNYADINVMSELRRVSGVGFADILGTREYAMRIWLKPDRLTAYSISADEVMESLNQQSLEASPGKTGESSGKRSQSFEYILKYPGRFNNEKDYGNIILKAKPDGEFIRLKDVADIEFGSSMYDIYSTLNGKPSAAITVKQSYGSNASDVIKNVKSLMEELQKTTFPKGMHYDISYDVSRFLDASIEKVVHTLFEAFILVAIVVFLFLGDWRSTLIPALAVPVSLVGTFAIMSAFGITLNMISLFALVMAIGVVVDDAIVVIEAVHAKMEEKGLSPLKATEEAMHEISGAIIAITLVMASVFIPIAFMSGPVGVFYRQFSITMASAIILSGIVALTLTPALCALILKNNHGKAKKRTPITIFLDKFNGLFTKGAGKYERMLNKTVKKKTVTLPLLLAFCACTFFLSNSLPSGFIPSEDQGMIYAIIQTPPGSTLERTNQIAKELLRESEDIDGVQSVSSLAGYEILTEGTGSNSGTCLINLKSWEDRKESAAEIIEKLEEKAKNIPGANIEFFQPPSIPGYGAAGGFELRLLDKAGSGDYQKMEKVSNDFVRELKKRPELGSAFTFYSASFPQYMLRVDNDLAEQKGVTIENAMDNLSTLIGSNYETSFIRFDRPYKVIVQAGPQYRALPTDLLKLYVKNDKDQMVPYSDFMHLEKVYGLSEITRHNMYNSSEVSGTPAPGYSSGQAIAAIKEVADKTLPRGFGIDWAGISKDEVSRGNEAVFIFLVCLGFVYLILSAQYESFILPLPVILSLPTGIFGAFLCLKLLGLENNIYAQVAMVMLIGLLGKNAVLIVEFAVQKKAEEGIPVAQAAIEGAAIRFRPILMTSFAFIAGLIPLVMATGPGAIGNRTIGTAAAGGMLIGTIFGLMIIPGLYYIFGTIAEKSRLARYEEENPLTEQTEPYQHDNKHEDL
- a CDS encoding TolC family protein, whose amino-acid sequence is MKIYNKYIAAIALSLVLASCRAPMATVIKDEVKENLPQNFNQEEQQDAGTNSGTTPWRQFFTDPNLVSLIETALKNNQELLITLQEIEIAKSGVLAKKGRLTPTVSAGVGAGVSKAGRYTSEGAGDASTEIEPGKEMPDPLGNFGGGLMANWEIDIWKKLRTEKEAAVAHYLSTVEGKNFVLSNLIEEVADNYYELLALDNQLDIIQQYIKLQQRALEISKIQKEAAAATELAVKKFEAELAKSKAAEYTIRQNITEKENQINALLGRYPQPIVRTKESFMSTVPQTVYTGIPSQLLANRPDIKQAELELKASKLDVEAARKEFYPSLEISATLGLEAFKPSYLVKLPESIASSLAGELAGPLINKSAIKANFQTADAKQIQSLYEYDKTILNAYLDVANLMSKVKNIDQYYQLKSQETKALDQSIDIANQLFRNSRADYLEVLLNQRDALDAKMELIEAKQKQLSTVVDIYKSLGGGWK
- a CDS encoding T9SS type A sorting domain-containing protein — translated: MKKIYSGACILCAVFGLSAQEVLWQKDIKSSTQDFLSQVTTTIDGQYLITGSSIQSESNSAATPNLKSATLKQNNGYDFHLIKLNQQGDGVWEKYLSGQNHDYLSGSVSTQDGGFLISGTSYSGKGLDKKEDSKGGSDIWLIRLNEFGDELWQKTLGSASDEEARSVIQTTDLGFFIAGNVQNSSKGYGSKDVLIVKLDKDGKELSHLILGGKGLDEVEKMIPTKDGGALLGIYSRSSEVRVSGSGDQKSSAASNPVSRTGKSTENYGEGDYWIVKLDKTGKVEWEKNYGGKADDHLRTLALTSNGFIIGGESRSDRSGNKTIGIEEGTDLWLISLNEKGEELWQKSYNFGNRDILMGTSVIQSQDPRTKNQDLTKGILLGGYTQAEGRIETDDETFWMLYLNQNGEEQWRKHVKGESRKREERLSDIKLNRDGSIILAGTSAEELGKENWKIIKLGDKQLDQLIEKQDIKIYPNPVSDYAYVEIGFDFKEADIVLYDMGGRQFQSLKTKNKVTKINTQNLIQGAYLVAIKTDTNKTASAKLIKK